The Populus alba chromosome 6, ASM523922v2, whole genome shotgun sequence genomic interval atccaaaactaagaaaataaaatttaaaaagaatgaggaccaaatttgacacaaaaataaaatgaaatcaaatggcgagggatgaaattgaaaaataatttaaatcaagaaaatgataagaaaataacaaataatagtTAAAACAATGATGACCaatcttgatataaaaatcaacttgtatgggatgaaattgaaaaaaaattcaatacaaaaatccaaaaccaaatgtattacatttaaaacaataagaactaaatttaattcaatcaaCAAATgagcatactttttttttttctctttcaattccaACATACTtttaagagaggagagagaaaagaaagggagaagaaaaatacCCCATTAAAGTCTAATCGTTAATTTGATGATGGCACGCGTTGCACCATCGTGAAGGGGGTGTCAAGATACTTCCAACATCATCCTAGAAAGCAACTTAAGGGGAATGGACGTCGTTACACACGTTGCCCGCTCATTGgctaactattttttaaaattatatttatatttcttaaaaaacacaattacccttaaaacaatataagaattataaaaaagccAAAATATCCATCTCCCTTGAATGCAAAGTGAAGAAAGTTTAATTTCACGGGTACTTAAGTtatgttaatgtgaaaaaaatttgaaaagttaaaaaaagctTGTGACCTagggtaaatgttttttttatttttaaggataatttagtaattttacaataaaaaaaattaaaattggtaATGATAAAGGGCTCTAAttcctatttaaaaaattatattgccTCTGGTTAAATGGTTTTTCTTGTCaagaataaaatgataattttactaTATGAATTCAAAGTAGAATTGGAGTATGTGTACGATGAAAAGCTTAATTCTTTTGTTTAAATTGTAaatgtaaattgtaattgaaagatGGTTTAATTAGAATAATGTGTGTGGTAATAATGTATTATTTTCAAGATGTAAGGATTCCTTCTCCCTTCTCTTGGCGTTCAGCATTTTGAAATCCAAACCTCTCTCCTCACCCAATTGGTTCATTTCAACATACGCGGATCGGTAGCACTCACTCATGAACCGTCGATGGAAAATAATCCAACAGTAAGAAATCGTCCATCCAGAAAACCAAAAGGTTCTCTCCATTTTTCTCTCACCAGGCAGGCCCCGTATTTATCTGCCCCCAACCCCATCTATCTCTCTCGCACAAATCTAGCTAGGTTTCTAATTGTCTGTGTTTACTGTGCCTGTGAGAGAGAGACTTCCAGCAAGTAGTCGTTGTAGTAGTGATGGAGACTGGTGGAAAGGTGAAGAAAGGAGCAGCAGGGAGGAAGGGAGGTGGTCCAAAGAAGAAACCGGTGTCCCGCTCTGCCAAAGCCGGTCTTCAGTTCCCTGTTGGTCGGATCGGTCGGTACTTGAAGAAAGGCCGTTACTCTCAACGTGTTGGATCCGGAGCTCCCGTCTACCTTGCCGCCGTGCTTGAGTATCTTGCTGCTGAGgtatacaatttttatttttattttcttaaaattagtAGAGATATGTATCTAGGCCTGGAGTACCTGTTAATTGGGAACCAGAAGAGGGGGAATGATATTGAACATTTGGGTTTGGGTTGTcgaagaaaaggaaggaattTGTGTAATTAACATTGCTTATTTGTTTTGTGTGGCTACTTTTGGTttcttgttgttattattattactatgatAAGTTTTGTGGATGATTTGGTTGGGTTTCATGATCGTCTTTGTGTGTGGATTAATTAGGTTTTAGAGCTGGCTGGAAATGCAGCAAGGGATAACAAGAAGAACAGGATAATACCAAGGCATGTGTTGTTGGCTGTGAGGAATGATGAAGAACTTGGCAAGCTACTTGCAGGTGTGACCATAGCTCATGGCGGGGTGTTGCCTAACATCAATCCTGTTCTTTTGCCTAAGAAAACCGAAAAGGCAGCCAAAGAACCCAAGTCACCTTCCAAGGCCACCAAGTCCCCGAAGAAGGCTTAGCCACTCTACCCACCACTAGTGATAGAGTATTTAGTTTTAGCAGTCCTTCTTTCGATATCTGCTTCCTCGTCCATGTCTGTAATTTGCTTTTGATGTGCTTCCCTTGCTTGTAGgtaaatcttttattttgtgtttttcttttctaggaTTTATTTAGATCCATGGAGTTGGCTCTTTACTTCTACTCCGCCATGTACAACAACATCCTCGAATGAATGAAATCAATTGTTGTGTTCTAAATGTTTAAGATCTGCCCATGTTCAAATCAGCTGTTTGTTTGCGCAGCATCCTGCTATGTTCTGAGTAGGCGCGCATCAGCTAAAGCTAGAAATGGGTTTTGGCTACGAGAGTCTAAGGAAGAAAACTAAATGCTTGTTGGGAACTTGTAAGAAGGTGGGATGTCTAGCATAAAGGAATTGGCAAGGGCTAAGATCGAAAGAGTTTTCCATCTTCAAAGTGGGAGAACCAGAGAGTTTTGGTGTTTAAATTGATGCTTGATGTGGAGTGAGAGGCTTGGAGTTCTGATATCTAAACATCTCTTTAGTTCTTCTTGTATTGCTCCCTCTAGCGGTTGATTATGAggtacaaaaataatattttttgaccaAAAACACTCTGTAAAACAtgaggggaggggaggggagcTGTAATAACCTGGGCTCTAAAACATCAACATGAAGGGAGGGGAGCACCAGCCCCATAAATCATGATCGAGACTTGTTGGCTAAGTAGAGGAGAGGAGGTAAAACGGCCGAACAAGCCAATCTACCCCACCATCAAATCCACTGATTCCAGAGACCTCTACTATCAGCCATGCCACTAAAAGAAGCAGCAGTCCAAAATAGAGATCCCCTACGCAGACTTGAGGGCTAAGCAGGACGCCATAGGCCGCCCCATTAATCCCAATCGACGGGGAGATGGGGAATGCC includes:
- the LOC118053351 gene encoding histone H2A translates to METGGKVKKGAAGRKGGGPKKKPVSRSAKAGLQFPVGRIGRYLKKGRYSQRVGSGAPVYLAAVLEYLAAEVLELAGNAARDNKKNRIIPRHVLLAVRNDEELGKLLAGVTIAHGGVLPNINPVLLPKKTEKAAKEPKSPSKATKSPKKA